A single region of the Pseudomonas sp. GGS8 genome encodes:
- a CDS encoding TcdA/TcdB pore-forming domain-containing protein → MVLDVAVCVYFQVCYKGVDVMNQYQVSTTAGKSFLQHFKSDDIQTLAREFHTAPEYDALIGYYTACKKDQRWSEQMAPLLLLKDTLDSLIDQRTAPISPALADLSARLENYSNRLVQTVRMLNPVAPQVPKIMHFVWVGGSAVGAIQRDYINIWKEVMVKEGHTFNLWYDSDAVLAFEMNRVILESARAHAMESGGATIATPLELARMIEHRARVLKVQMSAHLGQERWAGKADEARIDLMVRAYGKDEATLIAFRQKCLDSHLAMVDEHLRLRDVREVFKEHLLWDVYEREVAGRGNFAAASDVVRLQVEALEGGRYSDVDYLPQLKSRLGGVDITSFGESAQIGVLQLLLNHNESLMPGRDPGRYPDRTMIIPEQHRKALTEFAQQRPGVNDIFSVPVNSETPMDGIRMAIQNNGEMNSHIVAHAGAGSIQAIIELIRFNYDFLATFESRLNTAGADWSNNTVVQEVLVAMVNEKTAEVPALSHTRREYLHRLANAIRNYYSDGIRNESRGTIVLTGPGAAITGLEEYVEKHLLFDGAKEIRERLELADGYNVNTEEEKVSGWTINATPEEWLQKEQANWAEGKLKTRYQGNFSELLKGQTLSFEKGWPIIEGRPVLLTGILQRLMDELGEPFIRAMNEKLSGKLSFDKAFSLDFDERQRILNQPLTELPVSLGFDPIGNLNEMIVRIGHGALPLDHLSPVHRVVLGGLFGAPTLDNAGFATAWQQLGALAQSTSDRGLSERYMAIEQVLLTHKSPEFEAAFAAFKAPFEPSRESAQVLKILSFDKPLTLRQWGESVARIRHQTEYELRTYILQRSASVRKTLLEAGASMARLMPQGLLVRGDGDPGRRCYPLALLMAAATHQGREAVQALSGRLANAHFSPSESDTHAFLQALDDLRAIPQADFADKLGALSFDGVFEALAAKPAPCTLMLNTENHSMMVARTGTAEHSSWSFYDPNFGVFGFDRIDNLKLGMKTLFSTSDLARQYAIESTNRSPFNVIELDGKRLASKRLTSKLQVSALLGNESLSSGKSVTPWSHHAQLRTRALSENARLGRGLSERDASVWATKMDQVTKRVRAANELGSEYVPVFATLLAQPDDGYTLSFMDVKTQRIREVTTKEPFLKQIKSFLDKSIEYLAGPGDGHKPVDPTDVFEGSRLSFAFGFQALITELRNRDQIAQPGTESNLAVAVRLHGYLGYAQLAHGIALDTLQMANLVRQLVNAERAIAVRTASAGGRLLARVAGPGVGQVLGVVNIGFDIYELYNAENHEQKARFGTQLLFDVSAVVLDGVALVVGGTAGAVAGFLSVPLLGIGIGVTAIAGNLGQIMDKAEKVAELFTRFKTAYSPQAFSVKEGVVSIMPESVVDTLDLREGVMVFGSQGLFRSLGGSGLPRPDGNKQNAIIVRESMGLPKQIAIPGPRVHGRFNTVPADSALLLPGTPKCYYGYEYQLGSDPEVFEWSDLLLNVVGVSTLLPRKSYPQYDVLRDLEAREEGFYFTHARPFPHILYKLNPVYESTTIHVRVGIETRALYVPELPREMRGKLSYRIDTMRGAYSLALKPGLVAVHLSARPGDGPVSWVLIADWITPQQVSVVDAGLSIDGIELSIDTGTDVYVRTKNLETYRVDREHRQLSLASLQAADGRYSQAELDRLKVLHQEQRLGGALIPAGKYLLPFGNPGKPQYTVGWYEVAKERFVYGRQFMGPVSEKLQLAAVQEDHAYFYHPDQSMIWRVNAITGLTTWRYSVFNRGSEEAQIIGCLDRGAGVVQVTQRVRLSKTQRYLVAYLIHGLEISLVSVSSEPPDYFDTLKDVVALLQQFDIPAVADVDGSEGQTSWKPASFVTVTSGDLDKPSLPRWINGQSHQILTPHLPVSESAAAQHQLSLLPPNDPDATAFLFHDALSQNLYHQAFTGNEAQRVPIPGSVMLRISDGGYLVVNEFGLMFDVRQDASFSLNGVTGQWLDAHPMWMSDLQTLGKQYAVSLISLSGLSDVTGQLPVYARYLNNKLLIADLIAEKGCRLLSVTRDGKHAWLLGLSTGHLYRQAFIEPEQLSNAFGSGRRLINVDALPRPEKVWAPWTFSEVLPYGTGLRGRTRDGVNLELIEDEPARIISVENAWSYRYMESTEAFTERLKDLVSGQRHAPYLPVGHSNDRYAYYVPELNRVFEFSGRADGQWANFLGTKRGSVPLLFDPVDGLIFNRNTREVLWVAANKASREGDVMTLEVAGEVKDLLALVPDGVSTVILGGAETGSTYHVSDNDWQHLDCIVVDCTDWPDVGAMPTQLILATGAQDNWRVDRADKHLLFTDPDNGNSLVFRSAQSADWALTQSLNLSVQVLGGTLEVSIHELWQTLVDQGENSLEFKVLVEKLNSV, encoded by the coding sequence ATGGTGCTCGACGTTGCTGTCTGTGTGTATTTCCAAGTTTGTTACAAGGGTGTGGATGTGATGAATCAATATCAGGTGTCGACTACTGCGGGTAAGTCGTTTCTCCAGCATTTCAAATCAGATGATATTCAAACACTCGCCAGAGAGTTTCACACCGCGCCTGAATATGACGCGTTGATTGGCTATTACACAGCGTGCAAAAAGGATCAGCGATGGAGTGAGCAGATGGCGCCGTTGCTGTTGCTCAAAGACACGCTGGACTCACTGATTGACCAGCGAACCGCGCCGATATCGCCAGCGCTGGCCGACCTCTCTGCGCGGCTCGAGAACTATTCAAATCGACTCGTCCAGACGGTTCGGATGTTGAATCCGGTTGCACCGCAAGTGCCGAAAATAATGCACTTCGTTTGGGTGGGCGGGAGCGCAGTAGGCGCAATTCAGCGGGACTACATCAACATCTGGAAGGAGGTCATGGTCAAGGAAGGCCATACGTTCAACCTGTGGTACGACAGTGATGCAGTGCTGGCGTTCGAGATGAATCGGGTGATCCTGGAAAGTGCCAGGGCGCATGCCATGGAGTCGGGGGGAGCGACAATCGCCACGCCCCTGGAACTGGCCCGGATGATCGAGCATCGGGCCCGGGTGCTGAAGGTGCAGATGTCGGCCCATCTCGGCCAGGAACGCTGGGCGGGCAAGGCGGATGAGGCGCGTATTGATCTGATGGTCCGTGCCTATGGCAAGGACGAGGCCACCCTCATTGCTTTCAGACAAAAATGCCTGGACAGTCACTTGGCCATGGTGGATGAGCATCTGCGGTTGCGTGACGTTCGTGAGGTGTTCAAAGAGCATCTTTTATGGGACGTCTATGAGCGCGAGGTAGCAGGACGAGGGAACTTTGCCGCGGCCAGCGATGTGGTGCGTCTGCAGGTCGAAGCGCTTGAGGGTGGCCGCTACAGTGATGTGGATTACTTGCCGCAATTGAAGAGCCGCCTGGGCGGAGTCGATATCACGTCCTTCGGCGAAAGCGCGCAGATTGGCGTATTGCAACTCCTGCTCAATCACAATGAGTCGTTGATGCCCGGTCGCGACCCCGGTCGATACCCTGACCGCACGATGATTATTCCTGAACAACACAGGAAAGCATTAACCGAGTTTGCGCAGCAGCGTCCGGGTGTTAACGACATATTCTCGGTACCGGTAAATAGTGAAACGCCCATGGACGGTATTCGCATGGCGATTCAGAACAACGGTGAAATGAATTCACATATCGTGGCGCATGCCGGCGCTGGCTCGATCCAGGCCATTATCGAGTTGATCAGGTTCAACTACGATTTTCTGGCAACGTTTGAATCTCGATTGAATACGGCGGGTGCGGATTGGAGCAACAACACTGTCGTACAAGAGGTTCTCGTGGCAATGGTGAATGAAAAAACTGCCGAGGTGCCTGCGCTGTCACACACACGCCGCGAGTATCTACACAGACTAGCGAATGCCATTCGTAATTACTACAGTGACGGTATTCGCAATGAATCCCGAGGGACCATTGTGTTGACCGGGCCTGGGGCGGCTATTACAGGGCTTGAGGAGTACGTAGAGAAGCATCTGCTGTTTGATGGCGCTAAGGAGATTCGAGAGCGGTTGGAGTTGGCCGATGGCTACAATGTGAACACCGAAGAAGAGAAGGTTTCTGGCTGGACAATCAACGCAACACCGGAAGAGTGGCTGCAAAAGGAGCAAGCAAACTGGGCCGAAGGGAAACTGAAAACACGCTACCAGGGCAATTTTTCCGAGCTGTTGAAAGGGCAGACCCTAAGCTTCGAAAAGGGCTGGCCGATCATCGAGGGGCGACCCGTTTTGCTGACTGGAATCCTGCAGCGGTTGATGGATGAATTGGGGGAGCCCTTCATCCGTGCGATGAATGAAAAGCTCAGCGGTAAACTGAGCTTCGACAAAGCTTTTTCCCTGGACTTCGATGAACGTCAACGGATTCTGAACCAGCCCCTTACAGAACTTCCGGTTTCCCTTGGCTTCGATCCGATTGGCAATCTGAATGAAATGATCGTTCGCATCGGCCATGGGGCTCTGCCGCTCGATCACTTGAGTCCGGTTCATCGGGTGGTGCTCGGCGGCCTGTTCGGCGCTCCGACGCTGGACAATGCCGGTTTCGCCACCGCCTGGCAGCAGCTTGGCGCGCTCGCGCAAAGTACGTCTGACCGCGGTCTATCCGAGCGTTACATGGCTATCGAGCAGGTGCTGCTCACGCACAAAAGCCCCGAGTTCGAAGCAGCGTTTGCCGCTTTCAAAGCGCCGTTTGAACCCTCCCGGGAGAGCGCCCAGGTGCTCAAGATTCTCTCATTCGATAAACCGCTGACGCTTCGGCAATGGGGCGAGAGCGTGGCTCGCATCAGACACCAGACGGAGTACGAGCTGCGCACCTACATTCTTCAGCGCAGTGCCTCGGTGCGTAAAACGCTTCTGGAGGCAGGCGCGTCAATGGCCAGGTTGATGCCACAGGGGTTGCTGGTCAGGGGCGACGGCGACCCCGGCAGGCGCTGTTATCCACTGGCGCTGTTGATGGCGGCGGCGACTCATCAGGGTCGCGAAGCCGTACAGGCACTGAGCGGCAGATTGGCCAACGCGCATTTCTCACCCAGTGAAAGTGATACCCATGCATTTCTTCAGGCGCTCGACGATTTACGCGCCATTCCCCAGGCCGATTTTGCCGACAAGCTCGGCGCGTTGAGTTTCGACGGCGTCTTTGAGGCGTTGGCGGCTAAACCCGCACCTTGCACGTTGATGCTCAATACCGAAAACCACTCAATGATGGTGGCCAGGACCGGGACAGCCGAACACAGCAGCTGGTCTTTCTACGATCCCAATTTTGGTGTCTTCGGTTTTGACCGGATCGACAACCTCAAGCTTGGCATGAAGACACTGTTCAGCACGTCCGACTTGGCCAGGCAGTATGCGATCGAGTCGACGAATCGCTCCCCCTTCAATGTGATTGAGCTTGATGGCAAGCGCCTCGCCAGCAAGCGGTTAACGTCGAAACTGCAAGTGTCGGCGCTGTTGGGCAATGAATCCTTGAGCTCGGGAAAAAGCGTCACACCCTGGTCCCATCACGCCCAATTGCGCACACGGGCGCTTTCTGAAAACGCTCGATTGGGACGAGGCCTGTCCGAAAGGGATGCCAGCGTCTGGGCGACGAAGATGGATCAGGTCACAAAGAGGGTGAGAGCGGCGAATGAGCTGGGGAGTGAGTACGTTCCCGTCTTCGCCACCCTGCTGGCTCAACCGGATGACGGCTACACACTGTCGTTCATGGACGTCAAAACGCAACGAATCCGCGAGGTGACAACCAAAGAGCCGTTTCTCAAGCAGATCAAGTCGTTTCTGGACAAGAGTATCGAGTACCTGGCAGGCCCCGGCGATGGACATAAACCTGTCGACCCAACGGATGTTTTCGAGGGTAGCCGGCTGAGTTTTGCGTTTGGTTTCCAGGCGTTGATCACCGAGCTTCGAAATCGCGATCAAATTGCGCAGCCTGGAACAGAGTCGAACCTGGCCGTCGCCGTTCGTCTTCATGGCTACCTGGGTTACGCGCAGCTAGCCCACGGTATCGCTCTCGACACGCTGCAAATGGCCAACCTGGTTCGCCAGCTGGTGAACGCAGAGCGAGCGATCGCCGTCAGGACTGCTTCGGCGGGCGGGCGGCTGCTGGCGCGCGTCGCCGGCCCGGGGGTGGGGCAGGTATTGGGCGTGGTCAATATCGGTTTTGACATTTACGAACTCTACAACGCAGAAAACCACGAACAAAAGGCGCGTTTCGGCACTCAGCTGTTGTTCGATGTCAGTGCGGTTGTGCTCGATGGCGTCGCGCTGGTGGTCGGCGGGACTGCGGGTGCGGTCGCAGGGTTCTTGTCGGTGCCGTTGCTGGGTATCGGCATCGGCGTCACGGCGATTGCCGGCAATCTCGGGCAAATCATGGACAAGGCCGAGAAAGTGGCCGAACTGTTCACCCGGTTCAAAACGGCGTATAGCCCGCAGGCGTTTTCGGTCAAGGAAGGGGTTGTATCGATCATGCCCGAGTCGGTGGTGGACACGCTTGATCTTCGCGAAGGGGTGATGGTGTTCGGCAGTCAGGGGCTCTTTCGCTCTTTGGGCGGCTCAGGGCTCCCGCGGCCCGATGGCAACAAACAGAACGCCATTATTGTTCGCGAAAGCATGGGGCTGCCAAAACAGATCGCGATTCCCGGCCCGCGTGTTCATGGTCGATTCAACACTGTCCCGGCAGATTCGGCTTTGCTGCTGCCGGGTACACCCAAGTGCTATTACGGCTATGAGTATCAGCTGGGATCCGATCCGGAGGTCTTTGAGTGGAGTGATCTACTCTTGAACGTTGTCGGAGTCTCGACCCTCCTGCCTCGCAAGTCATATCCACAATATGATGTCTTGCGTGATCTTGAAGCCAGGGAAGAAGGTTTTTACTTCACCCACGCCAGACCTTTCCCACACATCCTCTATAAGCTCAATCCGGTCTATGAGTCCACGACCATTCACGTGCGTGTAGGCATTGAAACGCGGGCGCTCTACGTTCCTGAGTTACCGCGAGAGATGAGGGGCAAGCTCTCTTACCGCATCGACACGATGAGAGGGGCTTACTCTCTTGCCCTGAAGCCAGGACTCGTAGCAGTCCACCTCAGTGCACGCCCTGGTGACGGGCCGGTGAGCTGGGTTTTGATCGCCGACTGGATCACACCACAACAAGTCAGTGTCGTCGACGCGGGGTTGAGCATCGACGGTATCGAGCTGAGCATCGATACCGGCACCGACGTGTATGTTCGAACAAAAAACCTCGAAACCTACCGCGTTGACCGCGAACACCGACAACTGAGCCTGGCTTCACTTCAGGCGGCCGACGGACGTTACTCGCAGGCGGAACTCGACCGTTTGAAAGTGCTTCACCAGGAGCAGCGCCTGGGTGGTGCTTTAATACCTGCGGGCAAGTATTTGCTGCCTTTTGGCAATCCGGGAAAACCGCAATACACCGTGGGTTGGTACGAAGTGGCAAAAGAACGGTTCGTTTATGGCCGTCAATTCATGGGGCCGGTCAGCGAAAAACTCCAACTGGCAGCAGTGCAAGAAGATCACGCTTACTTCTATCACCCGGACCAATCCATGATATGGCGCGTCAATGCCATCACGGGTTTGACCACATGGCGCTACAGCGTTTTCAACCGGGGAAGTGAAGAAGCGCAGATCATCGGCTGCCTTGATCGGGGGGCTGGCGTCGTGCAAGTGACCCAGCGGGTGCGCCTGAGCAAAACGCAGCGCTACCTGGTGGCTTATCTGATTCACGGCCTGGAAATCTCGTTGGTATCGGTGTCGAGCGAACCTCCTGACTATTTTGATACTTTGAAAGATGTCGTTGCCCTGTTACAGCAGTTCGATATTCCGGCCGTCGCTGATGTCGACGGCTCCGAAGGGCAAACGTCCTGGAAACCGGCTTCCTTTGTTACGGTGACGTCAGGCGACCTTGACAAGCCGTCGCTGCCGAGATGGATCAACGGGCAGAGCCACCAGATCCTGACGCCACACCTTCCCGTCAGCGAATCCGCTGCGGCGCAGCACCAATTAAGCCTGCTGCCACCGAATGATCCGGACGCTACAGCGTTCCTGTTTCACGACGCGCTCAGTCAAAACCTCTATCACCAAGCCTTTACCGGCAATGAAGCGCAACGGGTTCCAATTCCAGGTAGCGTCATGCTCAGGATCAGCGACGGCGGGTACCTGGTCGTCAACGAGTTTGGATTGATGTTTGACGTTCGCCAGGACGCGAGCTTTTCCCTTAATGGCGTGACGGGGCAATGGCTGGATGCTCATCCAATGTGGATGAGCGATCTGCAAACCCTTGGCAAGCAATATGCGGTTTCGCTGATTTCGCTCTCCGGACTGTCGGACGTCACCGGCCAGTTGCCTGTCTACGCACGTTACCTGAACAACAAGCTGTTGATAGCCGATCTGATAGCTGAAAAAGGTTGCCGTCTGCTATCCGTCACCCGGGATGGCAAGCACGCCTGGTTACTTGGCCTGAGCACCGGCCACCTCTATCGTCAGGCGTTTATCGAGCCAGAGCAGTTGAGCAACGCATTCGGCAGCGGCAGGCGACTGATCAATGTCGACGCGCTCCCGCGACCGGAAAAGGTGTGGGCACCCTGGACATTTTCTGAAGTGCTGCCCTACGGCACCGGTTTGCGTGGCCGTACCCGTGACGGGGTCAATCTCGAACTGATTGAAGACGAGCCGGCCCGGATTATCAGCGTCGAGAATGCCTGGTCCTATCGTTACATGGAGTCGACTGAAGCTTTCACAGAACGCCTGAAAGATTTGGTGTCCGGTCAGCGCCATGCGCCTTACCTGCCGGTCGGGCACTCGAACGACCGTTACGCTTATTACGTACCCGAACTCAATCGTGTATTTGAATTTTCCGGCAGGGCTGACGGGCAGTGGGCGAACTTTCTCGGGACCAAGCGAGGGAGTGTTCCGCTGTTGTTCGATCCTGTGGACGGCTTGATCTTCAACCGCAATACCCGAGAGGTTCTGTGGGTCGCGGCGAACAAGGCCAGCCGTGAGGGGGACGTCATGACACTGGAGGTGGCCGGAGAGGTGAAAGACCTTCTGGCCCTGGTGCCCGACGGTGTCAGCACAGTGATTCTGGGAGGCGCTGAAACGGGGTCGACTTATCACGTATCGGACAACGACTGGCAGCACCTCGATTGCATCGTGGTCGATTGCACTGACTGGCCGGACGTTGGCGCAATGCCCACGCAACTGATACTGGCAACCGGAGCGCAGGATAACTGGCGTGTCGACAGGGCGGACAAACACCTGCTGTTCACCGACCCCGACAACGGCAACAGCCTTGTTTTTCGTTCGGCGCAATCTGCGGATTGGGCATTGACCCAGTCGTTGAACCTGAGTGTGCAAGTCCTTGGCGGTACGCTTGAGGTCAGCATCCATGAACTGTGGCAAACCCTGGTCGATCAGGGCGAAAACAGCCTTGAGTTCAAGGTGCTCGTCGAGAAGTTGAACTCGGTCTAA
- the cobJ gene encoding precorrin-3B C(17)-methyltransferase has protein sequence MARPAPAIVILGNGSLATARKIQQIYPGALIHGLAERVDGADRTYHEFGATLREFYQLDTPIIALCAAGIVIRTLAPLLLEKGAEPPVLAVAEDGSAVVPLLGGLGGVNVMAREIAGSLDVAAAITTSGELRFGTCLLNPPSGYALGDLELGKRFVSDLLAGQSVRIEGAAPWLAQAQLPEDPQARLSIHVGSAERTPAANELMIYPRSVLVAVNAEVVDLPVAIRGALHEANIAVQSLACLLASDLHMTNPALREAALELGVALRFASVSGDVSELARHTVPNATIVSADAGVAIAMAGQPLEVARIGRARGRLAVIGLGPGAAELMVPAVKAELARANDVLGYETYVRMAGPFREDQVLHCTDNREEMQRARHAFELAAQGRSVVVVSSGDPGVFAMAAAVLEALHESSEQSWHSVDLEILPGVSASLATAAQAGAPLGHDFCVMSLSDNLKPWAIIEKRLDLASQADLALAFYNPISRSRPWQLGRALEIVAQHRTAETPVVLGRDIGRPGQTLRIITLGQLTPDQVDMRTMVLIGSSTTCTFPRAEGGQWVYTPRWYGDKPAV, from the coding sequence ATGGCCCGTCCAGCTCCGGCGATTGTCATTCTTGGCAACGGCAGCCTCGCCACTGCGCGCAAGATCCAGCAGATCTACCCCGGCGCATTGATCCATGGCCTGGCCGAACGGGTTGACGGCGCGGACCGGACCTATCACGAGTTTGGCGCGACGCTGCGCGAGTTCTATCAGCTGGACACGCCGATCATCGCCTTGTGCGCGGCGGGTATCGTGATCCGCACCCTGGCGCCGTTGCTGTTGGAAAAGGGCGCCGAACCACCGGTGCTGGCCGTGGCCGAAGACGGCAGCGCCGTGGTGCCGCTGCTGGGCGGCCTCGGTGGTGTGAACGTCATGGCACGGGAGATTGCTGGCAGTCTCGACGTGGCAGCGGCGATCACCACCAGCGGTGAATTGCGCTTCGGCACCTGTCTGCTCAATCCTCCCAGTGGTTACGCCCTCGGTGATCTGGAACTGGGTAAACGCTTTGTTTCGGATTTGCTCGCCGGCCAAAGCGTGCGCATCGAAGGCGCCGCGCCGTGGCTGGCGCAAGCGCAATTGCCCGAGGATCCGCAGGCTCGGTTGTCAATCCATGTCGGCAGTGCCGAGCGCACGCCGGCGGCCAATGAATTGATGATCTACCCGCGCAGCGTGCTGGTGGCGGTGAACGCCGAGGTGGTGGATTTGCCAGTCGCGATTCGCGGGGCGCTGCATGAGGCAAACATTGCCGTGCAATCGCTGGCGTGCCTGCTGGCCAGCGATCTGCACATGACCAATCCGGCGTTGCGCGAAGCGGCGCTTGAGCTGGGCGTGGCGCTGCGGTTTGCCTCGGTCAGCGGCGACGTCAGCGAGTTGGCCCGCCACACCGTGCCGAACGCTACCATCGTGTCGGCAGATGCCGGCGTTGCCATCGCGATGGCCGGTCAGCCATTGGAGGTTGCACGGATTGGTCGTGCGCGCGGTCGTTTGGCTGTGATCGGCCTGGGCCCTGGCGCCGCCGAACTGATGGTGCCGGCGGTCAAGGCCGAACTGGCGCGCGCCAACGACGTGCTGGGTTATGAAACCTACGTGCGCATGGCCGGGCCATTTCGCGAGGATCAAGTGCTGCATTGCACCGACAATCGCGAGGAAATGCAGCGCGCTCGCCACGCCTTTGAACTGGCGGCCCAAGGGCGGTCGGTGGTGGTGGTGTCGTCCGGCGACCCAGGCGTTTTTGCCATGGCGGCGGCAGTACTCGAAGCGTTGCACGAGTCGAGTGAGCAGAGTTGGCATAGCGTTGATCTGGAAATTCTTCCGGGGGTCTCCGCGTCCCTGGCAACGGCTGCTCAGGCTGGCGCACCACTGGGCCACGACTTCTGCGTGATGTCCCTGTCGGACAACCTCAAGCCTTGGGCAATCATCGAGAAACGACTGGATCTGGCGTCTCAGGCCGACCTGGCGCTGGCTTTCTACAACCCGATCTCGCGTTCTCGTCCCTGGCAACTGGGGCGGGCGCTGGAGATTGTCGCGCAGCACCGCACCGCTGAAACGCCGGTGGTGTTGGGGCGGGACATCGGTCGTCCGGGGCAGACCCTGCGCATTATCACTTTGGGGCAGTTGACCCCGGATCAGGTGGACATGCGCACCATGGTGCTGATCGGTTCTTCCACGACCTGCACCTTCCCTCGTGCCGAGGGTGGCCAGTGGGTATATACGCCACGCTGGTACGGCGACAAACCTGCCGTGTAA
- a CDS encoding precorrin-2 C(20)-methyltransferase, whose amino-acid sequence MQLPGRLIGLGVGPGDPELITVKALRLLRESPVVAYFVAKGKKGNAFGIIEAHLQDAQTLLPLVYPVTTEALPAPLSYEQVISDFYDAAGEQLAAHLNAGRDVAVICEGDPFFYGSYMYLHDRLAERYEAEVVPGVCSMLGGASVLGAPLVYRNQSLSVLSGVLPHEDLKRRLADADAAVIMKLGRNFPKVRQVLEELGLAERALYVERATMANQKIVPLDQVEPMSSPYFSLIIVPGERWQG is encoded by the coding sequence ATGCAGCTACCTGGACGCTTGATCGGCCTGGGCGTCGGCCCCGGTGATCCGGAGCTGATTACCGTCAAAGCCCTGCGCCTGCTGCGCGAATCGCCGGTGGTGGCGTATTTCGTCGCCAAGGGCAAAAAGGGCAATGCCTTCGGCATCATCGAAGCGCATTTGCAGGATGCGCAAACGCTGCTGCCGCTGGTGTATCCGGTGACCACCGAAGCGCTGCCGGCACCGTTGTCGTACGAACAAGTGATCAGCGATTTCTACGATGCGGCCGGCGAACAACTCGCCGCGCATCTGAATGCCGGTCGTGACGTGGCGGTGATCTGCGAAGGCGATCCGTTCTTCTACGGCTCCTACATGTACCTGCACGATCGACTGGCCGAGCGTTATGAAGCCGAAGTGGTGCCGGGTGTCTGCTCAATGCTCGGCGGTGCGTCGGTACTCGGAGCACCGCTGGTGTATCGCAATCAGAGCCTGTCAGTGTTGTCGGGCGTGTTGCCGCACGAGGACCTCAAGCGTCGCCTGGCCGATGCCGACGCGGCGGTGATCATGAAATTGGGGCGCAATTTCCCCAAGGTTCGTCAGGTGCTCGAAGAACTCGGCCTGGCGGAGCGTGCGCTGTACGTCGAGCGCGCGACCATGGCCAATCAGAAAATCGTCCCGCTGGATCAGGTCGAGCCGATGTCCTCGCCGTATTTCTCGTTGATCATTGTTCCTGGTGAAAGGTGGCAAGGCTGA